A stretch of DNA from Macrotis lagotis isolate mMagLag1 chromosome X, bilby.v1.9.chrom.fasta, whole genome shotgun sequence:
atatatatatatatatatatatatatgtatatatatatacatatatatgcaatgaTTGCTGTGATACAAACATCCTCATAAAACACATCTAATTTagataataaaatctttctaggtAGAAGAGACTTTAGGATTTGCCAAAACTCTTCCCTTTTATTTGAagaggaggaaacagaagcaCAGAGAGTTTAAGGTAAGTTTTCCTGAGATAGTCATTGATATAGTTAAGCTTAAAACTCAGGTTTCTTGTTATCCAGTCCTATGATGACATTACACCCTGATTTCTAAGGTCAAAAAAGAGCagcaaatataattctttttccttcctctgctccCAATGCTGCTTACATCAAACCCTTCctgaaaagaccagaaatgagTCAGCATAGATATCAGGCAagtttacatcaatgtataaGAGACAAAAGATATGACCCTTCATTTCTTCATGAATATGTATGACAGATACCTTTCCCTCCTTTATGAATAAGAATATAATACTGAAATGAAAGAAGTATGCCTAATCAGAGAATGAcacaattgaaagaaaaatgaactaaagaactGACAATTCCTTAAACTGAGAAGactaaaaatgattgttttcctGAATCATACAAAATGTGAAAATTTCTCCTCTCTTATAATATGCTAAAAGTACTTcctaccatcttttttttttactttgcattcatttttctaaatgcCTAAGCTTCTGTCCTATTGACTATTCACCTCACTTTCTTATTTACTTTGATATTTCTGTTTTGAATCTTGTATAATTACTCCAAGTGGAAGTAGTTGTTGAATAATGTTGATTGtacttattaataataatgagttTCCTTTTACACAACAATTTTCCTATGTCAACTAATTGGATATTCCCAGCAATAACCCTGTAAGGTAGATGcaattactttttccattttgcaaatgagagaAATAAAGTTGTAAGAGCTGACTGGATTTGACCCAGGTCACCTCTGTCAGATCTCTCTGACTTCGAGTTTATCCACTTAGGAATCTCACTCTAAACATAAAGATTTCTGCAGGCCACATATTGACTTGGAACATCACATAATGACATTATCTGtgttttattacattgtgattttgttaaacatttttaatttagttCAGGCAATACTTGGGATTGTTGCATCCTAAAATATATGCAGTGCCACAAGTTTGTCATTTTTCAGGCAATGGcagtctactttgtttccaattctttcctatcTTTATAAGTGTTACTATAAATAATTTGCCTTAATTGGAAACATGTTTCTTATCAATGACTAGCTCAGGGTATAAACTTAGTGATGGAATTTCTCAGCTAAAGTGTATGAAAATTTTAGTGGTTTTATTCCCATCATTATGATTTCTTTCCCAGAATTGTCTTGTTATTTCAAAACTCAAGCCCTTTTTCAATGTTATATAAGCCTTTGCTATGGACACATGCATTTTGGAATAGGTTGCATCTTTTCTTTAGAGTATAATTTATCTGTGGGCCCATTGTCAGTGTTATTTTGGACCTACTGTAACAGAGCTGGTTTAGCTTCTTGAATTTCATTCTTGTAAGGAATGATCTCTGAATTCATGTATGATTAAATCAGCATTTTCACATGATGGTTACCAACATAAATGTCTTTATAATAAAATGGAgttctttaaaagaatttatttttataacaactCACCACAAAGGCAATATCACTATTAGGAAAATATTCCTTCTCTGaaggagaaatataaatattagcataacaataaatagtaaaaataaataaataaatacataaatagaaagcttcaaattttaaaatgttaagtcCTTGAAAACAAATGATGATTCCCCAGAATCAAATTTCCTTTCAATAGAAGAATGGCAACTTATACAGTGATGAAATTATTACATTAATACCAATGATTTTTACTTTGTTTAGAAATAGTTCATGCTAATGTTTGCATAATTTTAGGAAGCAGTCAATTATTGAAGAACTGAAAGTCTTTTTCTATTCCTCAGTTTCTGAATTTTCTGGTTAGTTTACTCATGAACAGGAAGACCCTCCTGATCTCTACTCGCACAATCTCCCATGCACAGTGACTATACTCTTTTCCTTGCAGGTACTGGCTTATTCCTTGGAAGTACATCTTCAAGGCCAACCTGAGGTCCTCACTCTCCAAGAAAGGCTCCTCCCACTCCCCACTTTGTCCAAGACACTTCTCCAGCTGTTGCAGCTGCTGATCCAGTCCAATGAAGAGTTGTATGAGCTGGGTCTGATTCCAAGCATCAGGAACAGCTTTTAGACTGAAGATGGTGAAGATCTGCTGGAGCATCTCATGAACAACAACTGTGGCATCCCCCCTCTGGAGCTGGCTGCCTTCCATGACTTCCTTTGGGAAGTTAAATATGGTCCTGTCCTTCCAACATTGTACCAGGGGAAATGTGCTCATTTGGTTCAGAAGTGAGAAGTCTTCCTGCAGTCCTTGAGTCAGATAACAACCCAGAGAGCAGAGGGAGCTGGAGCAGAGCAGCATCAGGGCAAGTGGAAATAAGGTCCAGGAGGTCATGATCATGCTAGTGGATGGTTCGGGTTTAGCTGAACAGGGAGATCAATGAGTCTTTGTCTCAGTATCTTCTGATATCTGTCTCTGGGTTGCTTTCTCTTAAATAGTGTAAATgcaattttcattatttaatatgGAATTTCCACTCTCTCTTTAAGCTACTTTCCTTTTTTCAACTTAAAACCATCCTATCTTTGAAATTTTTGTGAAACTGCAACCAAATTTTCCTTTATGTAGAGTTTAAAGATTAAGTTCTTTGAGATGAGGCATcctattttacttaattttttctaatCCCCTCATAAGATACATTTAGTCATTTACTAAATGCTATTAATtttattcctaaaatatttttcactacAGTCTTCTCTCTACTACTGCCATTGCCAtaatttttctttagcttttaattatcttttgtcttcctttggtTTCAATAATATTCCTTTCTTCACTTTATTCCATGACCTCTCCCTTACCTGTACTCCAGCTATTCAGgcaaaaaaaacttattttgttgAACTCAATCCTTTTATTCCCATAATTCCCATCCTGTGACCTTGTACTTCTGATAAATGTTTGCCTTTCATCATCCACTACATCTACATCTTCCTGCAGTCATATTTGATTTTACTGTGCTGCTATCTTGTAGTTCACCCAGTGTATAATGTCTATGACCTGTCTTCTCTCACCTCATTCTTTACAAATTTGAGAAATTATTCTGGTTAACTCTGTTGTGTTTTTGAAAATGTATGCTGATCTATTCCCCTGTGAGTTCCTGAATAAACTTtcaatttttgataaaaataatatttcatttgttctattatatgttaaaacaattttaatatttgtttttctttaaattttcaattctatattctttccctttcccctcccctccttgaCTTGGCCCCTTTTGATATACttagcaatctgatataggttatacatgagaAATCATGTCAACTATTTTCACGTTAGTCATTTTGCAAActaaaaaatatgaaaggaagcAAAAAACTAGTATGCCTGAGTAtgtattcagacaatatcagttctttttctggaggaagATAGCATGTTAAagttgccttggatcattgttaTCCATGATTCTTCATTGTAATAACATTACTGTTGTGATGCGCAATATCTGCCTGGTTTTACTCACTTTACTTTGCTTcattttatgtaagtctttcctggtttttctgaaattatcctgatCATCACTTGTTACAGCATAATAatttttcatcacaatcatatactacagctTGATGTGTCTTTTCTCTGTTGATGGGCATactctcagtttccagttcttagccaccacaaaatgAGTCACAAATGAATAATTCTGTAAATGtaagtctttccccctttttaaatctATTTAGGATTTAGATCTAGCAGCAGTATCACTGCTTCGAAGAATATAGATAGCTTTATacctctttgggcatagttccaaattgctttccagaatgggtGGATAAGATTACAACTCAACAAACAGTATATTACTCACTTCTAACATTTCATAAGACAATGCTCCTCCCTGGTGACACTTCCCTAGATATATTGTCTCCTTGTCATTAGAAAATAAGATCCTAAATGAGTGTTTTGTAATCACTTAACAATGagaatatgttttcttttccagatcttaATTCCAAGAGGAATTAGGTGCTATATATAGATCCATTACTGTAGAATTCATATAGAAAAAATAGGGAAGCATTCTGACAAGGCAAAATCCTTATCAATGAACCCCAGAGATTACTCATTCTATAACTGGTTTCTCTTCAACTCTTAACCTCATCCTCTAGGTTCTTGCACAGTAATTAGAAATTAAAGTGTGTTCTCATGCTTTCAATCATCTTCAAATCCCTGGCCCAACTAGTGATTAAATAGCATTACCACAGGGAAGGTAATTCAGTTTGCAATAGGGTTATTCTGTGAATAGTTGGTGCCACAGTGGACCCCTTTTCTAAGAGAATGAGTTGTCTCCATACACAACATTCCGGTCAATGAGAAGGGGCAGCTATGCTCCTGAAGATTGCTGGCTGGCAGGAGGTGTGAGGATGAGCCTGTGTTGTCTCAAATGCATGGACTCATAGATGAGATTGCAGTTTTAAAGAGGAAGAACACAATCATCTAGAAGACAAGTGCttttaaacaaagcaaaaataaacagtATCATTGTCCTTACAGAAAAACAAAGTCTCTATCCTTTAAAGCAGCATAAAAACTAACCAATGAAAGCAATCTGTAGAGCCTCCAGATTCATAAAGAACATTTAATGgaattgcaaaaatataaacacatttaGCTGAAATCATTGAATTAAATCTATTCACACATCAAAATTTGCCCACGTTTGAGGATTCAAAGATTCCatagaaattatttctaaagttTCTCTTTGCTCTAACTTTCTCATTCCTGTGAAGTTAGATTGGGAAGACTCCATTTCCAGGGAGTCAATTATGAGCTCAGTTCTAATTTTCATCATGAGGCAGAGTAAAGCAGAGACTCTTGGATTCCCCTTTGGAATCCCCTTAGATACTTGCTTTACCAGAAGACACTCTAATTCTATTGCTACTGTGGGGTAGCCATAGAAAAAACCTAACTTGGCATTTCCCTAGTTAGTGATAGTGCAGGTGTGTGTGTGAATCTTCTGGATCTTTCAGATTCAACAAATTCCCCCTGCTAGTGATCCAGCCCCCAGATAGAGCTCGTTTACTTGCCAGGATTTTCTTACACCATGTccattttgtttagttttgcttttaCCCCACATTGCTGAGCTCACTGCACTGGGGTTACATCAGCTAAATATTCTTCATTGCCAAGAGAGGAAACCACTTTATTTCTGATTGCAATGTTTGCAGTGGGTTcccattccttttgttttttcacaACCCTTTTACCCTTGAGGGTATTTTTGatctatagaaaataaaattctgttgCTTTCGAAACCTCATAGAGAAATTCCACACTTTTATgtctattattttaattaatttgaaaatcCTCAAGAAAGGACAGAAGTTGTTCTGTTTTTTGTTAATGGTATCATTATCATCCTTGGTTCATTTTGGAATCATTTGTAATTCCTTTCTCTGTCACCCTCTTTCTGTAGTTCATTCTCCAGATCTTTGAGGGCCTCTGCAATGTGCCAGCAAGGAGTTTCTCTCACCTTCCACAATAACTTCCTATTCAAGTCTGGATCCCTTCTTGCTAAAGCTATTCTAATTGTTTCCTATATTCTCTTCCTGAGCCCAGGTTATTCTCTGTCCAATCTTTTCTCTTGAAAATGGATTGAATTATATTATACTGCTCTAATCTAGACTTTCTTACTTATATGCTTCCCTGTGGGCTCCCTATAGTCAAACTCTGGGAGAAATAATATTATTTGGAGATAGATAGCCCAGGTGTAAATCCTAGCTCTTGAACTTGCAAAACACAACAGCTATCTCTCCCTGTCACAGAGTTGAAGACTCTactaaataatgtatataaagaacTTCACAAACCAAGATATTCAGAATACTGCTCATGCATtcaattttcataaattttcatcATCGTTATGAATGTTTCAGAGATAAAATTATAGATCATGGCTtgtttcattgcttttttaattATCTAGATTTACTAAAGAGATACGTGGTTAATgctgtttaaattttaaaatatcatgaatTTTGGGGAGAGCTGGTTGTTTCCATTTTTCTGCTTACTACAGTTTATTGCAAGTTGTTATATGAGTGCCATTATATAAACCATTACATGAGAGTCACTGTGGCATATCATCTAGAATGCTTGATTTGGACCTaaaagatttgaatccaattcgAAATGAAACAATGCTAGCTATAACCAGAGTAAATTGCTATGGCTTGCATGCCTTCCCCTATTAAAATAGACCTATTAATATTTATTCTAACTAcattatgaaataaataataatttcacaATTTTAATAATACGTATATATAGTACttaaattttttcaatctttataagcttttttttcaaattttaaagagtTTCTCAAAAGGGATTAACTATTTTTCAAACATCAAATTCATGGAAGCAAGGTCCTGTATAGCTCCTAATCCTCCTATGTATTCAGCCTTACCTTACATTTCTTTCCACATCCTTTATATTCTAACACTCTAgccttcatttttctcctcttcctttgtaTTCCCATTTGTATACTTATTGATAGAAGTATCAATATCTTCATTGACCATAGTCATTAAAATTCCTTCCTACTTAAAATTCTAGCATTGCAAccaaatttacttttaaagagtgtttattgattgagatTTTGGGGTCAGAAAAGGAGTTCAtgttttttgtaaaaaataatttacacaaATAGTAATCAACAAAGGgaacagaaatgaaaacaataagaATGATGCAATAACACatgaacatatttttatttttctaaaagagtGCTCAGAGAATATATTTTATagcaaaaacatttcttaaacatttgcagaatataatgaaaaaaatgaactgaatgcatatttttaaatgcaataaaGAAACCCGAACAgtacagaaaataaaatctacaatATTCAAGAAAATtgtcatatttaaataaaaaatctatAGAATTCATAAATAGAACTAagcaattttattgaaaaaactaagaaaatgaatatatattaaacTAACAGAGTTAAAAAAGACAATTGTGccaaaaatcatccaaaaagaagtcataaaataataaagaaaaatataagataatttttagattttagaCTTTTCTGAACTCTTCCACTCCTCAGACAACCTTAAGTAGAGCCTCTAACAAAATTCTGGAGTAGCAGCACCCACAAAAGCATGGGATGAAGCAATGACTCATCTCAGGAAAACTTAGAAGAGCAGGAAGGAAGGGTCTGTGTCCTCAGAGTGAGAGAGAACAGGGCCTCTCTTGCACAAGCTGCTCTAGCCTGGACCATGAAGCAACAAATCCCCAGAAGGTCTTCCACAGCTTCAGCCCACAGATtgtaagaagagaggaagataagTCACAATGAGACTACAGAGGTATACTTGACTGACAGTGGTGAAACAATTTATTGAATGTTCCCAAACAGATTCAGGTCACAATTGCACTAGCATACCAGAATTAGTTTCCTGCCCCTGGATGGCTGAGGTATTTGGTGCTGGCCTGGTCTTCCCTGTATTATGCTCCTTTCTCACCTCAGGGCAACAGACCTTTTCCATCCAATCTTTCAAGTTGTGTTGGAATGGAAAATTATTCCACTTCATCATTTTGTGGGTTATGCCACTCTCAAATTTTTTTGGAGactttatttaaagatatttggagcaGTTTGGGTGAGAACTTGGGCAAATCCCTGCCTTTTTCTGACATCTTGGCTCCAACCCCAATTCCAAAGtatttatgataaaaatgctatctatctccagagggaaaaaatcatgGAGTAAAATGTAGattgattccatcttttaaaatattattttcttttttaataatttcatataataaaagttTAACCTTAATTTTTACAGGATATTGagatccaaatttttctctcattccttcctGTCCTCCATTCTGAAAGTAGTATTTATAGCTGAATATAGCCTATACATGTGTTGtcaactgaaaactgcctgttcatatcatttgaccatttatcaattgggaaatgtcttgtatgcttataaatttgtatcagttttctatatagttgagaaaaaaaGGCTTAATCAGAGACTCTTGCTATTAGGATTACTttccagctttctattttccttactATCTTGAttgcaatggttttgtttgtgtaaaagcattttagtttaatataatcaaattaatctgttttacatttttcatgctttgcatctcttctttgaattcttcccttccccatagatctgacaggtggtTCAATCCTTTCTTATCAAATCTGCTTATGGAATCactgtttatgtctaaatcttgcacatattttgacctcatttttttagTACACGGTGTGAGGTGTTCGATTAAACctagttttcttttccagtttttccaacagttcTTGCTGGAGTTCTTGTCACAAAAGTTGACggaagcatttttttaaactagaaaactttttttccagGTGGAGTCATATAGCTGCACCCAGGTTAGATGATTCCTCTTGTTGGTAACATCTAAAACATCATAACCTGGAGTAAATTGGACATAAATCTACCTCTTTCCAATCACGTCATATCTATGTATTGACCTTAGATGCATCAATGTCTTTTTTACTGTCTGCTTGATCTGATGCTTGCATCCTTGACCTTATAATCAAGATTTGGGTGTGTTGTCCTCAATCTAGTTCAAAAGTGATTCAGTGGATATGGGAAAGTTTATGATGGCATAATTACTCAAGCTTGCTTCTCCAAAGATCACTTTTCCAAGACTCTTTAAGATGCCTTAAAAACCTCCACAAGTCATATAAAGTAGGGGAGGTTCACATCTTCATTTTTGTAGCTATGGGCATCCTTCATTCCACCTTCTTGGCTTTCAAGGCTTGGCTTTGCTTTCATCTTGGGGGTTGCAAGAACAACTGCTTTCTTTTTTGCCGTCAGTGCCAttttgggagaaaaggaaagcatgtgttaaagaaaaactttttttctttttttcttgtgaatttttttggttctgtttattttaataacatgactaataagcaaatatgttttgtatgaatGCATACATATAACCTATATGAAAGTCTTTGCCTTCTCAACCAGAATGGATGAAAGTGAGGAAAGGAGATCATTTGGaatttagaaaactgaaaacaaatgaTTAACATTATTTTCccatgtaatttggaaaaaaataaaacatttaattaaagaaaataaagacgaCT
This window harbors:
- the LOC141499896 gene encoding interferon alpha-16-like produces the protein MTSWTLFPLALMLLCSSSLCSLGCYLTQGLQEDFSLLNQMSTFPLVQCWKDRTIFNFPKEVMEGSQLQRGDATVVVHEMLQQIFTIFSLKAVPDAWNQTQLIQLFIGLDQQLQQLEKCLGQSGEWEEPFLESEDLRLALKMYFQGISQYLQGKEYSHCAWEIVRVEIRRVFLFMSKLTRKFRN